The sequence below is a genomic window from Uranotaenia lowii strain MFRU-FL chromosome 2, ASM2978415v1, whole genome shotgun sequence.
CTCTGAAAGTGTGTCACATCGTTATATTCAAAATGTTGCATCCTCAGTAAGTGTGTCACGCCGGTATGTTGCATCATTCTATTTCCAGACAGTGTTGCTAGCAATATTGATTTGTGTTGACTTGAAATGATTACAATTAGAAAAATAGCAACTATAAATTTAAATGCAATCACCATAGAACCTAAGAAACTTCTGCTCAAAGATTTTATAATACAAAACGATATAGATATAGTTCTGCTTCAAGAAGTTCTAATTGATGATTTTAGTTTCATTCCCACACACCGGGCGGTAGTTAATATTAGCGAGATCAATAAAGGTACAGCAATATTAATCCGTAAATCAATCGATTTTGAAGATCCTCTCATGGACCCCAATGGGAGGTTGATTTCTGTAGCAGTGGAAGGAATAACAGTAGTTAACGTTTATGGTCATTCTGGAACCAAATTTCGACAAGACAGAGAAGATCTTTTCAGCTCCCTGACTAGTGTTCATTTTAATAAAAGGGATACAATCTCTACCATATTTGCTGGagattttaattgtgttttagATGCGAGTGactacaaaaatcaaacaaataacttTTCGAGTAGTCTTAAATCTTGTGTCAATCTACTGGGACTTATTGACGTTGATAACATgagaaagtttagaaaaaagtgCTTTACATTTTGTAGGGGTAATACAGCTTCGCGAATCGACAGATTCTACGTTGACAAACGTTTTTctgacagaattgaaaaattagagaCAGTCCCAGTAGCTTTTTCTGACCATCATGCTGTGATAATGTCTTATAAAGTTGATTCTTCTGCTCGTTTGAAGGTCAAAGGAAAAGGCTATTGGAAAATTAATAATTGCATTATCAATGATGAATCTGTTAAAACTGAGTTTAAAATGGTCTATGACGAacttaaaaaaagaagaaagtaCACTAATAATTTTAGTGAGTGGTGGTCATACGACGTTAAGcacaaaatcaaacagtttttcaaTAGCCGATCTTATGAATTAAACTCTCGGAATAGACAGCAGAAAGAAATTCTTATTAAAGAGCTATATGACCTTCATGATCAGCAAATAAAGGGCGTGGATGTTTGTAGTAAATTGACACTTGTAAAATCCCAACTTTTGAATGTTCAGCAGGCTCAATTGAATAGTTATGGTACACGTTTTCAAGCATCAACGTTGTTAGAAAACGAAAAGATGGGCTTATATCAAATATCACGTatgcttaaaaataaaacacaggCAAATTACAATTACTTAAAAACTAACGAAGGAATCATAAATGATCCAGCTAGAGTTAAAGGCTTTATCCATAATCATTTTCAACAGCTCTTTAGTGaagacaaaactttaaatagtGAATACCAAGCTTTGAACTTCATCAATAAAACACTGTCGAATGTCAATCAAGATAAACTGTTGGCAATCATCGATGAAAATGAACTcttgaatgttataaaaaaagccTCTAAGAAAAAATCTCCTGGGCCAGACGGGATAACCTACGAGTTTTATGAAGCAATGTTCAACATCATGAAAGAAGatcttttgaaacttttcaatggAATATTGTCCGGCAACTTATTACCAATGGAAAATTTTTCAGATGGTATTATATGTCTTATCCCTAAAACAGGTTGCAGAAACATTATCGACAATTATAGACCCATTTCGTTATTAAATACTGACTATAAACTATTCACAAAGATTATTGCCGCGCGATTTGCAGCGTGTGTAGAGCAAGTTATAGGAAAAGAGCAAACAGCATGTAAATCAGAAGGATCTTGTACAGACATACTCGATGCAATGAGAACTTTGATTGTTAGAGCGAATCTGTCTAAGAATTTTAAGATCACTTTGCTAAGTATAGATTTGGAAAAGGCGTTCGACTGTGTTAGTCACAAACGTCTGTGGgaagttttgacaaaatatgattttccgcCTCAAATAATAAATTGTCTGCGAAATCTATACAAACACGCTTCTTCTCGAGTGATCTTCAATGGTTCTCTTACAAATGCATTTAAAGTTTCGAGATCCTTTAGACAAGGATGTCCACTCTCTATGTTGCTATTTTCCTTATATATAGAGCCATTAATAagacaaataaatgaaaaactgAAAGGGATTCTCATTGAagacaattttatgaaaatttttggatatgCTGATGATTTGACAATGATAATACGAAATGATCAAGAGTTTTCTGAGGTCTTAGAGATCATCAAAAGATTTTCCAATGATGCTGGTATAAAAATGAACTTTCGGAAAACTGGTTTTATTAGAATAAATAACTGTCAAATTGGACCCCAGTTGGTAAAAGAAGTGAATGAATTCAAAGTACtcggaatgaaaatttcatctaaTTGGAAGAATATGGTCGATAAAAACTTTAACGCTCTCATTTCAAGTGTCAAATCAACTCTGAATATTTATAAGGCCCGAAGATTGAATCTGGTGGAGAAAGTTTTAGTAGTGAACACTTTTTtgctttccaaaatttggtatctGTCCCATGTAATACCTCCAACCAACAAGCATCTTGCTGAGTTGAGAATGATTATAGGAGATTTTCTTTGGTGTCATCATAAATTGTTCCGAGTAGAGAGGAATCAATTATATCTGGATAAAGATAGAGGAGGTTTGCAATTATTAGATCCTGAGACCCAATGCAAATCCTTATTTATTAGAAACCTACTGTTTAACAAAACGCATTCAAATGACCATTTCCTTATGAAGTCAACCAGTCTACAGAAATGTACACTAAACGGAAAAAATGGATTAATATTGCAAAACAAGTGAAACTCCAATCAGATCTCAAAACAAATAAGCAAATATATAGATACTTACTGCAGAAAAAAGAAATTaccataaaaattgaaaaaaagtttcccGGACTTCAATGGAATAGTATATGGAAAAATAtcggaaaaaattatttaactaCAAGAGCTAGGTCAACAttgtatgaaatattcaatgACGTCTACCCAAACAGAATTAAAATGTATAATTTCAATGTATCGAATGTATCCTGTTATTTATGTGAAATATGTCAAAACGATGATTCGAATTCACATAGAATCAAATTATGTAAAGATTCTCATATTATATGGAATTGGGTATCGAAGCTAATACGATGTCGATTAAAAATAAGGGTAGATGATCCAGAGGAAATAATGTACTTGGATATAGatgattcaaaaactaatgaaaatGCAGCACTATGGCTGGTAGCAGAAGCAATGAATTATAACatcaagaattacaaaaatattagtttATACATGTTTCAGAAACACATTCGAGAATTTCGATGGAATCATAGGGATTTATGCAAGTTACATTTTAAAACATGTATTGATGTATGTTGAATAGGATTAGAATGTAGTTGTTAGAGCAAAATGTTGCTGAAGATATTGTAATCTATTTTTAAGATGCacgataaataaagtttaaagttaaaaaaaaaaaaaaaaaaattgcccaaaattttttgatagggcggaattgagggcagttgggtgggttgatgtccttttcgacaaaatccacccgttggcccaataccactgtagaacctcctagctgtagtggcagcttgccaaatctggcgaaaacttaactagtcctttgtgagatctaatgtacgaaaaaaaaaagtttttcaggcattcctccttgtaaatttcggagtccatggtcttgtttttcacaaaaaccggaatttttcgtccgcagctgcaaatagcttgccagatcaaacacttacttgcacacttatcagcaaaaacgaatttgaagttgtcggggacatcaccatgaccagtgcagtgcaccactgcagtggctttacataatttttggccagaaagctgcccaaaatccatcttcacgtacgtttcgtcatccatgaggatgcatccgtcgaacttcgttggaatcttcttgtataacttgcgggcacgtcctttggctactaaattctgcttcaatgtccggtttggttgcttactggtccgataggatcgtattccttcgcgtagacgaattctgctgacggtgcaccggtcggcgttgaatttcttggcaatgttatagtccgactaccctgtgttttccttgatcgatctcaacaccttcaaatgcagtttctgattcttaggtccactataacgcttggtatgaacctgccgatctatagtacgcatctaacggaaacgtttgagaatgcTACACACGGTGGATTTGACAAtgtttaacgatttcgcgatttttgaacccgaccacgtcacagtggtccaaaagggtctGAAATGGAACTTTATTCCTGGtgcttttgtctttcattttagctattagatgtcttcataacatttactagtaagattgtttcccataacgtgaaagtatcaaaaattagtcacagcctactacgataaaaataaaaacactaacttttttgtttgaagagataaAGACCAaatatgttctacaaagttgtagatatcatcaaaatatgaaactttgttgaaataacaaaagctttatctctattcagtgcagagttataaagcttttagtttaaaacatacttaaaatttgttttttgtacttaactattgtaaattttgaacttattttgaagttatcgcaatttcaagttttatttttgcttaatttcacgaatttctagggtaaaatggggcaagtggATCCAAAAACTAAATACCACATCTTGAAGTATAATACAAGTACTACAAACTTAGCCAAAAActacttgtctccacgcgcccgtttttgagtacggtcggcataaatttgttgaattcttagattttaacgagaaaatagagattgattacaaaaaacaaattttaagtatgttttaaactaaaagctttataactctgcactgaatagagataaagcttttgttatttcaacaaagtttcatattttgatgatatctacaactttgtagaacatattTGGTCTttatctcttcaaacaaaaaagttagtgtttttatttttatcgtagtaggctgtgactaatttttgatactttcacgttatgggaaacaatcttactagtaaatgttatgaagacatctaatagctaaaatgaaagacaaagtcaccaggaaaaaagttccatttcaggcccttttggaccactgtgcacgtcgggtttttgacgtgggtgttcaaaatttattttcatctcgcggcttccaccacgtgtaacttttttgaaacaaaacgaatcgtaatggaattttcagcactggtagaacaaacattcctctacaaagtgctgccaaaacattccagatccgacaactaggagcactatggtagaataaatagtgcgtccagatttgtagtgatccatgctttactatATGTCTTATATCGTCACCGAGCATTCATCGCAATTCACCAAGCCACGTTAGTTGTTCAATTCAACTTTTGGCTAGGTATTTATTTGTGTCTtaaaaagttatataaaaattttaatattcaagggtaaacatgaaaaacaaaattggatacgaaaaaattaacaacatttatttaaaacggTAACAACATTCAACCAGACAAAATTGAGTTCAGCACTAATCCAATAAGTGGATATTGGGCGGCGATGGCGGCTGTTGCGTTAGCGATGGCAGTTGTGTTCACGGTTGGCAGTGGTGCCGGCAGAGGCGCTGGCACTGGAGCTGGATATGGGGCTGGATATGGAGCTGGATATGGGGCTGGCTGATAACCTCCACAATATCCTCCGTAGTATGAACCGAAATGGGGCAGGGCGTCGATGGCCAGGAACATTCCCACCTATTGGGAGATATTCGAAGTTCAAAGGTTAGCTGTAATTTTGGCTGTTTTGAGGATATAACACAGAGGAAGATATACTTACGGCGACGACGCAAAGAAcgaatatttttgccattttagaTTGTTTGTGGGCAGGAAGCACAGAACTCAACTGATGACTGAAGCTCACCCAAGGCCACTTTTATACATGAGGCCGCACCAGTGTCAAATCGAAGGACAGTTTTTTTGGGGTTGCGAATCAGCtgtgaatatgaaaaatatttgctcaaattacttgaaattcaccGACGTCAATTTTGCAACACGATCGACTCATTGTTGGAACGTGCATATTTCCAGCGCAACAATTTCGttctttcattaaaaatagACATCAAGCAATCATTCTGTTGTTCATTTCGCGAAGTTTCGGTGCGAGACTTGTTTCATCAATTGCATATTTTGTCACATTGCGGACCAATTACGAGATATCTCATTTTTTCACTTGCCACTAATGTGCTGCAATAAGAGGCATAGCTTAAATGTTCTGAATCaaacaataaatatttgttCTATATAATTAAATACAATACTTTCAGTTTCTCAAAGATACTGAATCTATGAAAAATCGCCTTAACATATGCAAAAATcctttttataagaattttctTCCTTACGGTCGAAAAGTTCaataacggttttttttgtttcgattatagtcgttttatctattcccaagtaacaatggtcagcaaaatatcgtttggactatcgcattaatcttcataaaaagctaaagcgcattctataacatcacctggactctaataaagccaaaatggccctaccctagaaacgtcatcaagacatattattgttggtcatcaatgttggtcaccaaagcttttaaaaagctattataaaacatgttagaaatgttttaaccatatattgagcttcttttctaatgcaagtcaagattttaggtaaaatgtatatgaaatagtatcttaaaataaatgcgcctcgacAAATCTGATgatcaatcatgatggaattgatggaaaaaggcctgaaaaaatattttccattgcttacattgtgaatccatcaacatggcgtcattttgtgcccttcgattttgcaaccaacatggcgtgagttaattcatagttttattatggtttaatgatgaccccaaaaagctacgatttgacgtttctctcgcgagccaaccaattacacgctaaggttgagttcctcatttctgagttgttaatcattagtacagtaaatgaggacagacttttttaatgaaaagggattggttttgaatgacccgtggaataaatcatgagttgaagtcaaatttcgttgtctgacgccatcttgaaatccaagatggcggcttccgctgaactttaaaatggtgtaaatgacttgaaatcgcattaaaccccaacaaaatgggtatcgggtgaaagggctaaacgagtagaagttgaatttcgctatcagacgccatcttgaaatccaagatggcggcatccactCAACTTTTAAtacttaatgctgacaaaaagtcgcattaaaccaccactatacgggtattgggtgaaaggcctaaactagaagtcgatttttttctttgcgaCGCCATctagaaatccaagatggcagcttccactgaatttaaaatgctgttaatcaatgaaaatcgcttgaacacaactttttttcacgtaatactacattaaaactactattttaagacaatttagatcattttaaatcactattattatttttccattatgtttctaatgcatttagaaattttcttgttttgtttatagtttatatttttattttttgccatttatgtaattctattattcctatcatgcttttatgtttaaattgtattggtcttattctagcgaaaactataaggttatgttgtttctgttaaccatctgatttaggcacatgtgttaaattcgatgttgccaaaatcgaatgttgccaaaaacgaacggggtctgtattgtggtggtttttgtgggattttcagtcacttacagattttcagagaaacgcgaaaagagaaatttgacttctatcatttagccttagcacccaatacaatatatttgggagtttcatgctattttcattcatttacagtatttttaagttcagctgaagccaccatcttggatttcaagatagcgtcagaatgcaaaaataaactttttatagcttatcccaattgacaaacacccatattttgaaggtttcattcgatattcaatgatttagagcatttttaaagtttatagaaagctaacatcttggatttcaagatggcgtaagatagcaatattcgacttctaatcGTTAAGCCCTTTCgcccactaccacctgggtttcatgtcatattaagtcattcactacattttaaagtttagcggaagccgccatcttggatttcaagatggcgtcagatagcgaaattcaacttctaccggttgatttctttcaacttatacccctttaatataagttttatgcgattttcagtcatttacagtattttcaagttgagtggtagccgccatcttggatttaagatggcgacgggcaacgaaatttgacttctactcgtttattactttcacctaataaccatattgtgaaggtttcacgatattttcagtaattgacagctttgaaaataaaatcggaagccgccatcttgaattaatgatggcgtcaagcaacaattttattcctactatttgggccctttcacttaatactcatattgtaaagatgttcataccactttcggtgatttcaagttttcaaaaatgtatttttttaattttaactcaaaaccaacacgcataacttaccaaaaatgtgtaaaaatgggagttccaattcaaatatgtgctatctaatctgagcgtgtcctgttttgacatcttgatcgagaactgtctctaagttttatggcggtttaataatcatgcactgagtgctattatagaacatgcaaaagaaagcttagaggaaacttctaggtttgtgttttattatagtttaaaaagagcattcatcactctttcaaaataactaaaacagtatgtttaataaaagttttattagcgttttcaaaaccatctgaaaacatatggtcgaaaaaaaattataagcattctgcatgaccataataaaaccgccataaaacgagctgcacaaaaaaatgccataattaaaccataataaaacttcctaatgctagttggcataatctgtgttacttgggtttatatatcattcgcgacttatatcaacgattcAGTTGGCAGACAGTCATTGAAATActaatccggtacaactgtgattgatgtttactcttgggctcgaactcacggacatcggctcaggaagcaactgattttgcaactgagctatatcacaatagactgagttgatttggggtcattttttaatttcccgaACCCTGGGGtattaaaagcttcgttttggctcaaaactcatccttggtctttgcataatttttaagtaacgtgtacatgaataactttgaacttttatgtttgtatgggaaagttgaatattttgtacttaaaaatcaacatcatttttgtttcttctgtggaaccgagctttATATTagctttgtaaaaatttataaattcttcaaagtaaattttcaactgaacaacttcgtcgaaaaccgtaacttcttatcttattaggcaaaaaagttataaactgT
It includes:
- the LOC129746094 gene encoding uncharacterized protein LOC129746094, yielding MAKIFVLCVVAVGMFLAIDALPHFGSYYGGYCGGYQPAPYPAPYPAPYPAPVPAPLPAPLPTVNTTAIANATAAIAAQYPLIGLVLNSILSG